AAAAAAACAGAAGAACACAGCTATACAGCAAAAGACGCAACCGCAGCATCACAAGGCGCAGAACAACTTCTATCCTTTATCAAGCGTTATAGGGCAACCTACAACGTGACAAACCAGCAATACGCCTATTTGATGAAAATTTCGCGCAAACAAACGATTTTCTATTTGAATGAGCTAATTGAAAAAGGCTATATCAAAGTAGAACCAGAAAACAGAAGGGCAGGCAGAGGACGAGCAAACAAATATTTCATTCTGAAAGAAGCTTGATATGGGCGTAGTATTTCATTCCGAATGGTCTTTGATATTCAATTCTCTGGGAACTGAAGAATTCATTCTGTTTGTCAGAGGCTTTAAAAAAGCCGTTTGTATCCTGACCCTATCAACATACCTATTGCTATTTATTCTCGTCTTACAGACTCTCTGAGAGAGTTACAGAGCCCTTTTTAATCATCAGCGTAGCTTACTGCTTCGGCACCATGAATGCTGGTGGTGGGAGTAGCTGAAAAAAGCGAGGCAAACTTTTGCCGTCAGACGGAGGCATGAAGAGCCAGGCAATCAGAAAGAGCACTCCTAGAGATAGAAGACCGGAGAGGAACAGGCGAAGAAGACCTCCCTGCAACCGAAGTTTTGTTTGGGCTCGGAAGCGTTCCTTCTCTTCGGCCCAGATTTTTTCTTTCTCGTATCTCGAAAGTGGCAAGAGTTCCCTCCGGAGAAAGATGACTCGTTACTTGCGAAGTTTCAAATAAATATTACATCAGTCATTGAGGGTTTGAACAGGCATAGAACAGGCCCATCCAGACCAGGCGTTTAAACTTATTTGGGGCGTCTACAAGCCTTGCAAAATATGATTCAGGTGCTACACACCTCATTCTCAAATTTACTCGCCGTAAAAACAGCCCAAAAAAAGAAGAGCGAGAGCTACCAGTTCACCATGGAAGACACTACCTGTTGCTCGCTGATCATCAAATATCCTTGCGTGGTTGAAATCTGCCGGTGACCAGCCGCATGACTGATGATTGCTAGAGATCGTCCCTGTAGAGCCGATTGAGTAACCCAAGTGCGGCGCAGCCCGTGCGGCGTAATATCCACGCCAGATGCCACCGCAAGCCGCCTAACACGTCTACTAATAAGACCAGGACTAAGTTTTCGCCCGGACTCAGTAACGAAAAGGTTGTCAACAGGGCACTTAGGACGAACTTGAAGGTACTCAGTTAGCACCTTTGCAAGTTCCTGGTTGATCCCAAGATAGCGTGTCTTAGCTCCCTTCCCGAGCCTGACGACAACCGAGCGTTTGTTCAGGTCAACGTCAGCGAGCCTAAGATCGCACAGTTCCTGGTTCCTCACACCCAAATTCAGGAAAGTCTTGCAGATTGCGAAGTTTAGCTGGCGCTCGTACTCAGAGTTCCCATTAGCAACCCAAATGGCAGCCAAGAACCTGTTAATCTGCTCCGCATCCATCACCGT
Above is a window of bacterium DNA encoding:
- a CDS encoding tyrosine-type recombinase/integrase, which codes for MRRVDESLSTIEVAEDLRIGRATAFRWCESGKLPAIKIGRSWRIPLEPYLQFKKQFVHTQDVTAPNLAKLINEWEHHLRNGARPLSPVTVKDYLRDFRRYLRLIGGGSTPTEIVNKDALSRALEGLPITSFANRYNIFYAVNSFAKYLIGRDLLPSEVHAQLKPLRPRRYFPARKTVMDAEQINRFLAAIWVANGNSEYERQLNFAICKTFLNLGVRNQELCDLRLADVDLNKRSVVVRLGKGAKTRYLGINQELAKVLTEYLQVRPKCPVDNLFVTESGRKLSPGLISRRVRRLAVASGVDITPHGLRRTWVTQSALQGRSLAIISHAAGHRQISTTQGYLMISEQQVVSSMVNW